The following proteins come from a genomic window of Pseudomonas syringae:
- a CDS encoding ABC transporter substrate-binding protein, whose translation MSPEQSLHPSRRMVLRLSLGLLALPGFAWAAPLQLLRPLRVITLFQGASDSAVALGVTPCGVVDSWSEKPMYRYLRPALATVPHVGLETQPSLEDIVLLKPDLIVASRFRHQRIAPLLEQIGPVLMLEEVFEFKRTLAMMGAALNRQSQAMQLLGEWQQRVAQLRGQLQAKFAGRWPITVSVLDIREDHIRSYLPASFAGSVLSELGFAWTPAAREAQGVSLKLSSKESLPVVDADLFFIFQRADSKTAQQNYDKLVQHPFWQQLRAPQEHQVWRVDAVAWSLSGGILGANRMLDEISRVVMADSTS comes from the coding sequence GTGAGTCCTGAGCAATCCCTGCATCCTTCGCGGCGCATGGTGTTGCGCCTGTCGTTGGGTTTACTGGCGCTGCCCGGGTTTGCCTGGGCAGCGCCGTTGCAGCTTTTGAGGCCGTTGAGAGTAATCACGTTGTTTCAAGGGGCTTCCGACAGCGCCGTGGCACTGGGCGTGACACCCTGTGGTGTGGTGGATTCCTGGAGTGAAAAACCGATGTACCGCTACCTGCGCCCGGCCCTGGCGACGGTGCCGCACGTCGGCCTAGAAACCCAGCCGAGTCTGGAAGACATCGTGTTGCTCAAACCGGACCTGATCGTCGCGTCACGCTTTCGCCATCAGCGCATTGCGCCATTGCTGGAGCAGATAGGTCCGGTGCTGATGCTCGAAGAGGTGTTCGAATTCAAGCGCACGCTGGCGATGATGGGCGCAGCGCTGAATCGTCAGTCGCAAGCCATGCAACTGCTCGGCGAGTGGCAGCAGCGTGTAGCGCAACTGCGCGGCCAGTTACAGGCGAAATTCGCCGGTCGCTGGCCCATCACGGTGTCAGTGCTCGATATTCGCGAAGACCATATCCGCAGCTATCTGCCCGCCAGCTTCGCCGGTTCGGTGCTCAGCGAACTGGGTTTTGCCTGGACGCCCGCCGCCCGCGAGGCACAGGGCGTATCCCTTAAACTCAGCAGTAAAGAGAGTTTGCCTGTGGTCGATGCCGACCTGTTCTTTATCTTCCAGCGCGCGGACAGTAAAACCGCGCAGCAAAACTACGACAAACTGGTCCAGCACCCGTTCTGGCAACAGTTGCGCGCTCCTCAGGAGCACCAGGTGTGGCGCGTCGATGCAGTCGCCTGGAGCCTGTCCGGCGGTATTCTGGGTGCCAACCGCATGCTCGATGAAATCTCCCGGGTGGTGATGGCGGACAGCACCTCATGA
- a CDS encoding FecCD family ABC transporter permease produces MTLSVKLGLGVLLLLLCMGLSLATGAVWISPSAMVASFWQPDVLNPVQHVLLDTRLTRTLMAVAVGSSLAVAGALMQALTRNPLASPGLFGINAGATFAIIACSSLLSLTSMSQWLWCAFIGAAVAGTTVWVIGNRGQGSLNPLRIVLAGAAITALFTAFSQALLVVNQDGLDTVLFWLAGSLSERDLATAAPLLVCVMLALGGSWVLAGQVNVLNTGEAIATALGQRTGLIRLLMSLVIIVLAGSAVALAGSIGFVGLLVPHMVRKTLSIDHRWLLPGCAVLGATLLLLADTLARVVIVPQEVPVGVMTALFGAPFFIALVRRGARYG; encoded by the coding sequence ATGACCTTATCGGTAAAACTGGGATTAGGTGTCTTGCTGCTCTTGCTGTGCATGGGGTTGAGCCTGGCAACCGGGGCCGTCTGGATATCGCCGTCTGCCATGGTTGCAAGCTTCTGGCAGCCTGATGTCTTGAATCCTGTTCAGCATGTACTGCTCGATACCCGGCTGACTCGCACCCTGATGGCCGTAGCCGTGGGTTCAAGTCTGGCAGTGGCCGGCGCGCTGATGCAGGCCCTGACCCGCAACCCACTGGCCTCGCCAGGGCTATTCGGGATCAACGCGGGGGCGACGTTTGCCATCATTGCCTGTTCGTCACTGCTCTCCCTGACGTCAATGAGCCAGTGGCTGTGGTGCGCGTTTATCGGCGCAGCCGTGGCAGGGACCACCGTCTGGGTGATTGGTAATCGGGGGCAGGGCAGTCTCAATCCGTTACGAATCGTGCTGGCAGGTGCTGCCATTACCGCACTGTTCACGGCGTTCAGTCAGGCATTGCTGGTGGTCAATCAGGACGGGCTGGACACCGTGTTGTTCTGGCTGGCAGGTTCTCTCTCGGAACGAGATCTGGCCACGGCTGCACCGCTGCTGGTGTGTGTGATGCTCGCTCTGGGCGGATCGTGGGTGCTGGCGGGGCAGGTCAATGTGCTCAATACCGGCGAAGCCATCGCCACCGCGCTGGGCCAGCGAACCGGGCTGATTCGCTTGCTGATGAGCCTGGTGATCATCGTTCTGGCCGGTAGCGCCGTGGCATTGGCAGGGAGCATCGGTTTCGTCGGGCTGCTGGTGCCGCACATGGTACGCAAGACACTGTCCATCGATCATCGCTGGCTACTGCCCGGCTGCGCGGTGCTGGGCGCAACCCTGTTGCTGCTCGCCGATACGCTGGCGCGGGTGGTGATTGTGCCTCAGGAAGTACCGGTCGGCGTTATGACTGCGCTGTTCGGCGCGCCATTCTTCATTGCGCTGGTCCGTCGGGGGGCGCGTTATGGATAA
- a CDS encoding FecCD family ABC transporter permease — protein sequence MDKHLTLRYRGFSRQFSLSVLMRLATAMALTALVALVSLAVGKINLSPATLISVFSGHADASLVFIVEQLRMPRLALAALVGAALAVSGLILQSIIRNPLASPDLLGITSGASAAAVLYLSFFSAALGAQFLPLAAISGAGLAALVIYLLAWNQGASPLRMVLIGVGVSALLAAVTTFILVFSPLTTTLSAYVWLTGSVYGASWPEPRALAGWLLLTLPLLVLLARQVRMQQLDDDLAQGIGVRVQWLRGGLLLVSVALAGLAVAWGGAIAFVGLIAPHIAKRLMPPGFTGQALMAALIGANLVMLADLAGRTLFLPLDLPAGIFVAVLDTPFFLYLLINQRH from the coding sequence ATGGATAAGCACCTGACGCTGCGTTATCGCGGCTTCTCCCGGCAGTTCAGCCTGAGCGTGCTGATGCGTCTGGCGACGGCAATGGCGCTGACAGCGCTGGTGGCCCTGGTTTCGTTGGCGGTAGGCAAGATCAATCTGTCGCCTGCAACCCTGATAAGCGTGTTTTCCGGTCACGCCGACGCCAGCCTGGTGTTTATCGTCGAGCAACTGCGCATGCCGCGTCTGGCACTGGCGGCGCTGGTGGGTGCGGCACTGGCTGTGTCCGGGCTGATTCTGCAAAGCATTATTCGCAACCCGCTGGCCTCGCCGGACCTGCTGGGTATCACCAGCGGCGCCAGCGCGGCGGCGGTGCTGTATCTGTCCTTCTTCTCGGCGGCGCTGGGCGCGCAATTCCTGCCGCTGGCGGCCATTTCCGGTGCGGGGCTCGCCGCATTGGTGATCTACCTGCTGGCCTGGAATCAGGGCGCCTCGCCGTTGCGCATGGTGTTGATCGGGGTCGGGGTGTCGGCGCTGTTGGCGGCAGTGACCACGTTCATTCTGGTGTTCAGCCCGCTGACCACCACCTTGTCGGCCTACGTCTGGCTGACCGGGAGCGTGTATGGTGCCAGCTGGCCGGAACCACGCGCGCTGGCAGGCTGGCTGTTACTGACCCTGCCGCTGCTGGTGCTGCTCGCCCGCCAGGTGCGCATGCAGCAACTGGATGACGATCTGGCCCAGGGCATTGGCGTGCGCGTGCAGTGGTTGCGTGGCGGGTTATTGCTGGTGAGCGTTGCACTGGCCGGTCTGGCGGTCGCCTGGGGCGGGGCGATTGCCTTTGTCGGGCTGATCGCGCCGCACATTGCCAAGCGCCTGATGCCACCGGGGTTTACCGGTCAGGCACTGATGGCCGCGCTGATCGGTGCCAATCTGGTCATGCTCGCCGACCTGGCCGGACGTACGCTGTTCCTGCCGCTGGATCTGCCGGCCGGGATTTTTGTTGCGGTGTTGGACACACCGTTTTTTCTGTATCTATTGATTAACCAGCGGCATTAA
- a CDS encoding IucA/IucC family C-terminal-domain containing protein has protein sequence MSLARTFSESEWALLSGALRLRQADERDPRSLPASALLDDDVCEQLLNTLGPIIGSPSLAITASLLAKRFSFLSTGACLYSMSIYDKGLVLSLDNSVIEYAHDDGLWTSSMPLADVSPLCYEPGMREAWRERIVSTLFRDLLQPLWETFNRVSGISRRILWENTAVRVYSLYDKRMDKVEDPAIRERYQADFDWLLNQADPSLFGLSYNPLKHFRRPPVLLEAEGKSIRFRRTCCFYYDASNPVEYCSTCPLLRPKKCR, from the coding sequence ATGAGCCTGGCGCGCACGTTCAGCGAATCGGAGTGGGCGCTGCTGTCCGGCGCCCTGCGGCTCAGGCAGGCGGATGAGCGCGATCCTCGCTCACTGCCGGCAAGTGCGTTGCTGGACGATGACGTGTGCGAACAGTTGCTCAATACGCTGGGGCCGATCATCGGCTCGCCATCACTGGCGATCACCGCTTCACTGCTGGCCAAACGCTTTTCCTTCCTGAGCACCGGCGCCTGCCTCTACTCCATGTCGATTTACGACAAGGGCCTGGTCCTGTCACTGGACAACAGCGTGATCGAGTATGCCCACGATGATGGCCTCTGGACCTCTTCCATGCCTTTGGCTGACGTAAGCCCCTTGTGTTACGAACCGGGTATGCGCGAGGCATGGCGTGAAAGGATAGTCAGTACTCTGTTTCGAGACTTGCTCCAGCCTCTGTGGGAAACCTTCAATCGAGTCAGCGGTATTTCCCGGCGCATTCTTTGGGAAAACACTGCAGTGCGCGTCTATTCGCTGTACGACAAACGCATGGACAAGGTTGAAGATCCGGCCATTCGTGAGCGTTACCAGGCGGATTTCGACTGGCTGTTGAATCAGGCCGACCCGTCGCTGTTCGGATTAAGTTACAACCCCCTTAAACACTTTCGACGCCCGCCGGTTTTGCTGGAAGCCGAGGGCAAAAGTATACGTTTCCGCCGCACCTGCTGTTTTTATTACGACGCCAGCAACCCCGTCGAATATTGTTCCACCTGCCCGTTGTTGAGGCCAAAAAAATGTCGATGA
- a CDS encoding RraA family protein: MNKQIAHRQQQLSDAVIEQFRGIAASTIGHLTDSGYLRGIRPLFDGARMVGNVVTVKVQLPDGSILRDALLNSLPGDVLVIECVGDEHCACWGELRALAGLIKGLAGVVVSGAVTDIAALREHRLPVFSRGISAVTTRSLGESGELNGVINVSGVVVHPGDIAVGDDDGVFILSPQQANDMLPELLAKEGADKERREDFLQRLVGENASTKHHY; this comes from the coding sequence ATGAACAAACAGATTGCACACCGTCAACAACAACTCAGCGATGCCGTCATCGAGCAATTCCGTGGCATTGCAGCATCCACCATCGGCCACCTGACCGACAGCGGTTATCTGCGCGGGATCAGACCGTTGTTCGACGGCGCCCGAATGGTCGGCAATGTGGTGACCGTCAAAGTCCAGTTGCCGGACGGCAGCATTCTCCGCGACGCACTGCTGAACAGCCTGCCCGGCGATGTGCTGGTAATCGAGTGCGTGGGTGATGAACACTGCGCCTGCTGGGGTGAGTTACGCGCGTTGGCCGGGCTGATAAAGGGTCTGGCTGGAGTCGTCGTGTCGGGGGCCGTGACAGACATTGCCGCTTTACGCGAACATCGCCTGCCGGTGTTCAGTCGTGGCATCAGCGCCGTGACGACGCGCAGTCTGGGTGAGAGCGGTGAGCTGAACGGGGTGATCAATGTGAGTGGAGTGGTTGTTCATCCTGGAGACATTGCGGTGGGTGACGATGACGGGGTATTTATCTTGAGCCCACAGCAAGCGAATGACATGTTGCCTGAGTTATTGGCAAAGGAGGGCGCGGATAAAGAACGGCGGGAAGATTTTCTGCAAAGGCTTGTCGGAGAAAACGCAAGTACCAAACATCATTATTAA
- a CDS encoding ABC transporter ATP-binding protein, which translates to MASIATHDLTLSYQRQVIIDSLDLQLPAGQVTVLIGSNGCGKSTLLKSLARLLKPQQGSVLLNGADIHQKSTATVARELAILPQMPSAPEGISVRQLVALGRYPYQNWMQQWSVEDEAMVERALAQTGMQDLAERPVDALSGGQRQRAWIAMTLAQDTDLVLLDEPTTFLDLAHQIEVLDLLRDLNRQEGKTIVMVLHDLNLACRYADHMVAVHERSAFAQGRPADILSEALVKQVFGLNCRIIADPFFGTPLCIPFGRELPQ; encoded by the coding sequence ATGGCGTCCATCGCAACCCATGACCTGACCCTGAGTTACCAGCGCCAGGTGATCATCGACAGCCTCGATCTGCAATTGCCCGCAGGCCAGGTGACGGTGCTGATCGGCAGCAACGGCTGCGGCAAAAGTACCTTGCTCAAGTCCCTGGCGCGCCTGCTCAAGCCGCAGCAGGGCAGTGTGCTGCTCAATGGCGCGGACATTCATCAGAAATCCACCGCCACAGTCGCCCGCGAACTGGCAATTCTGCCGCAGATGCCCAGCGCACCCGAGGGTATCAGCGTGCGCCAACTGGTAGCGTTGGGGCGCTATCCGTATCAGAACTGGATGCAGCAATGGTCCGTGGAAGATGAAGCCATGGTCGAGCGGGCCTTGGCACAAACCGGTATGCAGGACCTCGCCGAGCGGCCGGTGGATGCCTTGTCTGGTGGCCAGCGTCAGCGTGCGTGGATCGCCATGACCCTGGCGCAGGACACCGACCTGGTGCTGCTCGATGAACCCACCACCTTTCTCGACCTCGCGCATCAGATCGAAGTGCTGGACCTGCTACGTGACCTCAATCGCCAAGAAGGCAAAACCATCGTCATGGTGTTGCATGACCTGAACCTGGCGTGTCGCTACGCCGATCACATGGTCGCGGTCCATGAACGCAGTGCATTCGCCCAGGGACGTCCCGCAGATATCCTCAGTGAAGCACTGGTCAAGCAGGTGTTCGGCCTCAATTGCCGGATCATCGCCGATCCGTTCTTTGGTACACCGCTGTGCATTCCCTTTGGCCGGGAACTGCCGCAATGA